The window CGCGCTGGTGCGAGTCGGGGTCCTCGCCGGCGAGCCGGTTGGCCTCGTCCTGGGTGAGGTTCTTGATGCCCTGGTCGGTCTTGAAGTGGTACTTGACCCAGAAGACCTCGCCGGCCTCGTTGTTCCACTGGAACGTGTGCGAGCCGAAGCCGTTCATGTGGCGGTAGGACGCCGGGATGCCGCGGTCGCCGAAGAGCCAGGTGACCTGGTGGGTCGACTCGGGGCTCAGGCCCCAGAAGTCCCACACGTTGTCGGCTTCCTGCGAGCCCGTGTACGGGTCGCGCTTCTGGGTGTGGATGAAGTCGGGGAACTTGATGGCGTCCTTGATGAAGAACACCGGGGTGTTGTTGCCGACGAGGTCGTAGTTGCCCTCTTCGGTGTAGAACTTCAGCGCCCAGCCGCGGGGGTCGCGCACCGCGTCGGCGCTGCCGAGGTTGCCCGCGACGGTGGAGAAGCGCAGGAACGTCTCGGTCTCCTTGCCGACCTCGGACAGGAACTTCGCCCGGGTCCACTGCGAGACGTCGCGGGTGAGCGTGAAGGTGCCGTAGGCGCCGGCGCCGCGGGCGTGCACCACGCGCTCCGGGATCCGCTCGCGGTTGAAGTGCGCGAGCTTCTCCAGCAGGAGCTGGTCCTGGACCAGGACGGGGCCGCCGATGCCGGCGGTCTCGCTGTTCTGGTTGTCGGCGACCGGAGCTCCGGCCTCCGTGGTGAGCGGTCCCTGCGTCACGTGCGCCTCCTGCGTCATTCCTGCCTCGTCCTGCCCTCGACCCGACCTCGGGCCGTGCCGTACTCGATCCTATGATGGACTTTGTCTAAGTCAAGTAAGCATCCAATCTCGCACTCGTTCGGGAGTTACACGGAGTCCCCTCGCTGTTAGGCTGGCGTCCATGAGTGACCTGCTGCAACGACTCCGCGGACGCG of the Streptomyces sp. NBC_01426 genome contains:
- a CDS encoding catalase — its product is MTQEAHVTQGPLTTEAGAPVADNQNSETAGIGGPVLVQDQLLLEKLAHFNRERIPERVVHARGAGAYGTFTLTRDVSQWTRAKFLSEVGKETETFLRFSTVAGNLGSADAVRDPRGWALKFYTEEGNYDLVGNNTPVFFIKDAIKFPDFIHTQKRDPYTGSQEADNVWDFWGLSPESTHQVTWLFGDRGIPASYRHMNGFGSHTFQWNNEAGEVFWVKYHFKTDQGIKNLTQDEANRLAGEDPDSHQRDLREAIERGDFPSWTVQVQIMPAAEAAGYRFNPFDLTKVWPHADYPLIEIGKLELNRNPENVFAEVEQSIFSPAHFVPGIGPSPDKMLQGRLFGYGDAHRYRVGINADHLPVNRPHATEARTHSRDGHLYDGRHKGAKNYEPNSFGGPHQIDRPLWQSVPLTGGTGNHPAAVHSEDNDFVQAGNLYRLYSEDEKTRLIENLSGFIAKVSREDIVERAINNFRQADGDFGKRLEAAVQALRG